From a region of the Mercurialis annua linkage group LG1-X, ddMerAnnu1.2, whole genome shotgun sequence genome:
- the LOC126672147 gene encoding uncharacterized protein LOC126672147, giving the protein MDKGKEPMREEDAPENSARKQNAPIIIPDEERWMDEQHTLKGGEEHLEEKVRQVMSRLGIRCEDVDISLRSDSPLADFIISHEFPTKFRYPPNLESYDGTGCPKSHIHKFQAVINVQTNLDHVLCKLFPTTLKGLAQEWYQSLKPGSVLTFKQFSGLFQARFVACIPQKKLSTDLLAIMQWEGETLRKYVERFNKEAMQIEDLSQEIAYTALLNGTTNSDLRKELLAKSPKSFTTLMTIAHTQIRVDDGQREIENRLGRVEERTFAERRNGDRSPIGKRFGEKGNDHFRNKRKKDEDRRYTPLNTTRTNVLFWVKDSREKVRWPRKMNVASASKRDNSKYCEFHRDNGHTTDECWHLKEEIEKLIERGSLSQFVKRDTEARETESERKKERKEEIARRPRPEPAGVVNVIMGGSTGGDSNTTRKKAARTVYSVSPGAPNAKKFRSVSFSEVDSHGLSVPHEDALVVKGRLNNFEVSRMLVDTGSSVNMITMEVFGRIGLKKENLTHVTTPLVGLGGKSVQVEGSLEINIQLGDGEIYKEIRAEFMVVNMDFAYNAILGRPLLHDTCASICMRYLLMKIPTREGDAEVRGCQKSAREAYFTALRKVHITLPVLTMEPPEKKERAEHYGRTEKIELSPGKEIEVGDELEEKIRRSLTENLRSLGDSFAWTTDELIGVDPDVICHRLNIATDAKAVIQKKRRHSPEKQLAIAEEIARLKAANVIKDAYYPKWVANVVMVKKSNGTYRMCVDFTDLNKACPKDSFPLPHIDQLVDSTAGHALYTFLDAKAGYHQIPMAPEDQEKTAFITDQGLFCYKMMPFGLKNAGATYQRLVNSIFRDQIGKHMEVYVDDMIIKSIRAEDHPTDVKIVLETLKRYQLKLNPEKCVFGVPAGKFLGYMVSQRGIEANPDKIEAVLKMTPPRSIHEVQKLNGRITALGRFMSCSAKRCLPFFKTLKQIKNFTWTAECQQAFEELKSFLSSPPLLARPDPGDVLYLYISCSDETIAGVLVSEKGGEQYPIYYISKVLRDAELRYPKLEKLALCVYTATIKLRHYFEGHQVIVRTDQPLRKILQKAETSGRIAEWAVKIGSLGVIYEARKALKAQALADFFAELTFKEPMEDKTTPWEMHVDGAVCGEGAGIGVVLKGPGKIQMEYSARLEFPASNNVAEYEALITGLQLCEELNISEVQICSDSQLVVNQVSGNFEVKEATLKKYAKQAKTFFANNGRSWSLQQIPRAMNGRSDELAKWAATKNYDPMRNIPHEIKRQPSFQEEIEEGEVLMVEGEETWMSPLTAYLANGILPEDKKEAKRIVILSSKFGIYNGQLYKRSFTHPWLRCVNKEEGEYIMKELHEGTCGAHDGASTLVRKALLQGYYWPTMKEQATTLVRGCWPCQQHALVPRKQASEMKPIGSAWPFAQWGMDILGPLPLATGQRKFLVVAIDHFTKWIEAEPLFDSAKFRKFCAEYQIDLRFTSVYHPQSNGQTEVANRILLAGLKRRLDECKGRWVEELYSVLWNYRTTPRESTGETPFALAYGTEAVIPVEIGAPTPRTEDNQLNLEENEEELRNNLDLLVEKINRSDIRMEAYRQKMAKHFNSHVKKRKFKLGDLVMRKTEVKKGEAGSGKLQPNWEGPYTISEVIKEGTFKLTNSMGRIIPRTWNANNLRKI; this is encoded by the exons ATGGACAAGGGAAAAGAACCAATGCGAGAGGAAGATGCCCCTGAAAATTCCGCAAGGAAACAAAATGCCCCCATCATAATTCCAGACGAAGAACGTTGGATGGATGAACAACACACCCTCAAAGGCGGAGAAGAGCATCTGGAGGAAAAAGTCCGCCAAGTCATGAGCAGGCTTGGAATAAGATGTGAAGACGTGGACATCTCTCTTCGAAGTGACTCACCACTCGCAGATTTCATCATCTCTCACGAGTTCCCTACAAAGTTCAGATACCCCCCAAATTTGGAGTCGTACGATGGAACAGGCTGTCCCAAGAGCCATATTCACAAATTCCAAGCGGTGATCAATGTTCAGACAAACTTGGATCACGTACTATGTAAACTTTTTCCTACTACCTTAAAAGGTCTGGCGCAGGAATGGTACCAGAGTTTAAAGCCAGGATCAGTACTGACGTTCAAACAATTCTCAGGACTTTTTCAGGCTAGATTCGTAGCATGCATCCCTCAAAAGAAGCTATCCACAGATCTGCTGGCCATCATGCAATGGGAAGGAGAGACACTCAGGAAGTACGTAGAAAGATTCAATAAGGAGGCGATGCAGATAGAAGACCTGAGTCAGGAGATCGCCTACACAGCATTACTCAATGGAACTACCAACTCCGACCTACGAAAGGAATTATTGGCTAAATCGCCAAAATCATTTACCACACTGATGACCATCGCACATACACAGATCAGGGTGGATGATGGCCAGAGAGAAATAGAGAATCGCCTCGGACGGGTAGAAGAGCGAACGTTTGCAGAAAGAAGAAATGGGGACAGATCGCCCATAGGAAAGAGGTTCGGAGAAAAAGGCAATGACCATTTCAGaaacaaaaggaaaaaagacGAAGATAGGCGATATACGCCCCTGAACACAACCAGAACCAACGTACTGTTTTGGGTAAAAGACAGCCGAGAGAAGGTCAGATGGCCAAGGAAGATGAACGTTGCATCAGCCAGCAAAAGAGACAATAGCAAATACTGTGAATTTCACAGAGACAACGGCCACACCACAGATGAATGCTGGCACCTGAAGGAGGAGATAGAGAAATTGATAGAAAGGGGATCCCTTTCCCAGTTCGTAAAAAGGGACACCGAAGCCAGAGAGACAgaatcagaaagaaagaaagagcggAAAGAAGAAATCGCCAGAAGACCCAGACCAGAGCCAGCAGGCGTGGTTAATGTAATAATGGGCGGATCGACCGGAGGAGACAGCAATACTACAAGGAAGAAAGCTGCAAGAACAGTCTACTCGGTTAGCCCAGGTGCACCGAATGCTAAGAAATTCAGAAGCGTATCTTTTTCGGAGGTCGATAGTCATGGCTTATCAGTCCCCCATGAGGACGCCCTAGTTGTCAAGGGGCGACTCAACAATTTCGAGGTATCTCGGATGCTCGTAGACACGGGAAGTTCGGTAAACATGATCACGATGGAGGTGTTCGGCAGAATTGGGctcaagaaagaaaatttgacaCATGTTACTACTCCACTAGTGGGACTAGGAGGCAAATCTGTACAGGTGGAAGGATCACTGGAGATAAACATCCAACTGGGGGATGGAGAGATCTACAAAGAGATCCGAGCAGAATTCATGGTGGTCAATATGGATTTCGCATACAATGCAATTCTCGGAAGGCCACTCTTGCACGATACATGCGCATCCATTTGCATGAGGTACCTACTAATGAAAATCCCAACCAGAGAAGGCGATGCCGAAGTCAGAGGATGCCAAAAGTCAGCCAGAGAAGCATACTTTACAGCTCTCAGGAAGGTACATATAACCTTGCCAGTACTAACAATGGAACCTCCAGAGAAGAAGGAAAGGGCGGAGCATTATGGGCGAACTGAGAAAATCGAATTATCCCCAGGAAAGGAGATAGAAGTGGGAGATGAGCTAGAAGAAAAAATCAGACGATCTCTGACCGAAAACCTCAGATCGCTTGGAGACTCCTTTGCCTGGACAACAGACGAATTGATCGGAGTAGACCCGGACGTCATATGTCATCGGTTAAACATAGCGACCGACGCGAAGGCAGTAATACAAAAGAAGAGAAGGCACTCGCCCGAAAAACAACTGGCCATCGCAGAAGAGATCGCCCGGTTAAAAGCAGCAAACGTGATCAAAGACGCCTATTACCCCAAGTGGGTAGCAAATGTGGTAATGGTAAAAAAGTCCAATGGCACTTACCGAATGTGCGTGGACTTCACAGATCTGAATAAAGCATGTCCCAAAGATAGTTTCCCACTTCCACACATTGATCAGTTAGTAGACTCCACAGCAGGTCACGCCCTCTATACATTCCTAGACGCCAAGGCGGGATATCACCAGATACCCATGGCACCTGAAGATCAGGAGAAGACGGCCTTCATAACGGACCAGGGATTATTTTGTTACAAGATGATGCCCTTCGGTCTGAAGAACGCAGGAGCCACATATCAGCGGCTGGTGAACTCAATATTCAGAGATCAGATAGGAAAacacatggaagtttatgtggatgacatgattATCAAGAGCATCCGAGCTGAAGACCACCCAACAGATGTGAAGATAGTCCTGGAGACGCTAAAGAGATACCAGCTAAAACTCAATCCGGAAAAGTGCGTATTCGGAGTACCGGCAGGCAAGTTCTTGGGGTACATGGTCTCTCAGAGGGGTATCGAGGCTAACCCAGATAAAATCGAAGCGGTCTTAAAGATGACACCGCCACGGAGCATACATGAAGTCCAGAAGCTCAACGGTCGGATCACGGCTCTAGGTCGGTTCATGTCCTGCTCGGCAAAACGATGCCTGCCTTTCTTCAAAACCCTGAAACAGATCAAGAACTTCACATGGACCGCAGAATGCCAGCAGGCGTTTGAAGAATTGAAAAGCTTCCTATCCTCGCCCCCACTGTTGGCTAGACCAGATCCGGGCGAcgtgttatatttatacatctcttGCTCTGACGAAACAATAGCAGGAGTATTGGTGTCGGAAAAAGGAGGCGAACAATACCCGATCTACTACATCAGCAAAGTACTCAGAGATGCGGAGCTGAGATACCCGAAGTTGGAGAAGCTGGCGCTATGCGTATACACCGCCACCATCAAGCTCCGACATTACTTCGAAGGACACCAAGTCATTGTACGGACCGACCAACCACTACGAAAAATCCTCCAGAAGGCAGAAACAAGTGGACGCATAGCAGAATGGGCCGTCAAAATAGGAAGTCTGGGCGTTATCTATGAAGCTCGGAAAGCACTGAAAGCACAAGCACTGGCCGACTTCTTCGCTGAACTAACATTCAAAGAACCCATGGAGGACAAAACGACTCCCTGGGAGATGCACGTCGATGGAGCAGTTTGCGGAGAAGGAGCAGGCATCGGAGTCGTGCTCAAAGGACCAGGAAAAATCCAAATGGAATACTCAGCAAGACTCGAGTTTCCAGCCTCCAACAACGTTGCGGAATATGAGGCGCTGATAACAGGGTTGCAACTATGCGAAGAGCTCAACATCTCCGAAGTCCAGATCTGCAGTGATTCACAACTGGTCGTGAACCAAGTCTCGGGGAACTTCGAGGTAAAGGAAGCTACATTGAAGAAGTACGCCAAGCAGGCCAAAACCTTCTTTGCCAATAATGGGCGATCCTGGTCGCTACAGCAAATACCCAGAGCAATGAATGGAAGATCCGACGAATTGGCAAAGTGGGCAGCAACGAAGAATTACGACCCAATGAGAAACATTCCTCATGAAATCAAACGACAACCTAGCTTTCAAGAAGAAATTGAGGAAGGCGAAGTACTGATGGTAGAAGGGGAAGAAACCTGGATGTCCCCCCTCACAGCATACCTGGCTAATGGAATACTCCCCGAGGATAAGAAGGAAGCCAAAAGGATAGTGATACTTTCATCAAAGTTCGGAATATACAACGGCCAGCTGTACAAACGGTCATTCACCCATCCCTGGCTAAGATGTGTGAACAAAGAAGAAGGGGAGTACATCATGAAAGAATTACATGAGGGGACCTGCGGAGCACATGACGGAGCATCAACACTGGTCAGGAAAGCACTACTACAAGGCTATTATTGGCCCACGATGAAAGAACAAGCTACAACGCTAGTAAGGGGATGCTGGCCTTGCCAGCAACATGCCTTGGTACCAAGAAAGCAAGCTTCAGAAATGAAACCCATCGGCAGTGCATGGCCGTTCGCCCAGTGGGGTATGGACATCCTGGGACCTCTCCCTTTGGCGACAGGACAACGGAAGTTCCTAGTAGTGGCAATCGACCACTTCACCAAATGGATAGAAGCGGAACCACTG ttcgacTCAGCAAAGTTTAGAAAGTTTTGTGCCGAGTATCAAATCGACCTAAGGTTCACTTCGGTTTACCATCCACAATCGAATGGGCAAACCGAAGTGGCCAACAGAATCCTACTGGCCGGACTAAAAAGAAGACTAGACGAGTGCAAAGGAAGATGGGTAGAAGAACTCTACAGTGTCCTATGGAATTACCGTACCACCCCTAGAGAATCAACGGGCGAAACTCCATTCGCCCTAGCCTATGGAACGGAGGCTGTAATCCCTGTAGAGATCGGCGCACCCACGCCAAGGACAGAAGACAACCAGCTAAACCTAGAAGAAAACGAAGAAGAGCTCAGGAACAATCTAGATCTCCTGGTTGAAAAAATCAACAGATCAGACATCAGGATGGAAGCCTACAGACAAAAgatggccaaacatttcaacagccatgtaaagaaaagaaaattcaaactagGCGACTTAGTCATGCGAAAAACCGAAgtcaaaaaaggagaagcaGGAAGTGGAAAACTGCAgccaaactgggaaggaccttacACCATCAGCGAGGTCATCAAAGAAGGAACATTTAAACTCACCAACTCCATGGGAAGAATCATACCAAGGACATGGAACGCCAACAACTTGAGGAAAATTTAG